In Bosea sp. Tri-49, a genomic segment contains:
- a CDS encoding ORC-CDC6 family AAA ATPase, with product MNLRDLNPFRPTRWEHQRTGHHLIWFAKTAEELTGDKSVYIRGSRGSGKTTLLKSICWEDLTRNPSLIRQRSLTDFAYIGVYIKFPDHVSMSLSYSDWGKIYPQSPNPELEMHRFFSLAVELVCLDRCLTACHELRVDGAVSLMPSEEHAIVSAALNEFPALGAFSDQLSSFHGLARVARTIVREMNQACGRGNIAALNHRLPAREPGELLKFVTERLAEAISLTNDPHGGAIGFKFCLDDCEVLSSGQQKSLNTLVRISKHPVSWVVSSVGSFFDTSDTFIDQQPLTDHDRRIVPLDSRSSDEFRALCQAVLSLRLYFAVSQEAQTAYTGQIQEYFPLDTRLGKRNVNDLFASLIDESKSVYATRVEHAAKRLREALVQRFDRYRDKYPAESTGYPYYEAYVLLLWNGREDAFKVDFDRGDEERMLSLVDRFDNGSFEAWLRRKQAAALLHFAAKLGSRRLPLGGTPIIISLADGSVRDFLEIIGEIFESYCRRQRIDRGDTAALDYFASSRTRIGWPIQTRGIYSASASYLSGISNRSELDASVVTRFIDGLGLYTAALQSNPNDPSVLGRAERGIFSVRIPHIAGDDAKQQLDEELVWNVIRQAELAGYIRTQSVRFGAGAAKYVLDNDARIINFRLHRRFAPHFRFSYRGAYEPVSLAFEDVALLLDRVNQIDSKSWVQRMLNRPARPDFGEQLKFDLILAPEDD from the coding sequence ATGAATCTGCGCGATCTCAATCCATTCCGGCCCACGCGCTGGGAACATCAACGCACCGGCCATCATCTAATCTGGTTCGCCAAGACCGCCGAAGAGCTGACTGGGGACAAATCAGTATATATTCGAGGGAGCCGCGGCAGCGGTAAAACTACCCTTTTGAAAAGCATCTGTTGGGAGGATCTCACTCGGAATCCATCGCTTATTAGGCAGCGGAGCTTGACTGATTTTGCATACATTGGCGTTTATATTAAGTTCCCCGATCACGTCAGCATGTCTCTTTCTTACTCGGATTGGGGTAAGATCTATCCCCAATCTCCCAATCCCGAGCTCGAAATGCACCGCTTCTTCTCACTTGCGGTTGAGCTTGTCTGTCTCGATCGGTGCCTGACCGCATGCCACGAGCTTCGCGTCGACGGTGCGGTCAGCCTGATGCCTAGCGAGGAGCACGCAATCGTCAGCGCAGCACTCAATGAATTTCCGGCCCTCGGCGCCTTTTCTGATCAGCTTAGCAGTTTCCACGGCCTCGCGCGGGTGGCGCGCACGATTGTGCGCGAAATGAACCAAGCTTGCGGACGAGGTAATATCGCGGCGCTTAATCACCGTTTACCGGCCCGCGAGCCTGGTGAGCTACTCAAGTTCGTGACTGAACGACTAGCCGAGGCCATATCTCTCACGAACGACCCTCATGGGGGGGCAATTGGATTTAAGTTCTGTCTCGATGATTGCGAAGTTCTGAGTTCAGGTCAGCAAAAAAGCCTCAACACGCTGGTCCGTATAAGCAAGCACCCAGTATCCTGGGTCGTAAGCTCGGTTGGCTCGTTCTTCGACACATCTGATACATTCATCGACCAACAGCCGCTTACCGATCATGATCGCCGCATAGTGCCACTCGATTCTCGGAGCTCCGACGAATTCCGGGCTCTCTGTCAGGCCGTTTTGTCTCTGCGCCTCTATTTCGCCGTGAGTCAGGAGGCGCAAACAGCCTATACAGGACAAATTCAGGAGTACTTCCCGCTTGATACGCGGCTTGGCAAGCGCAATGTCAATGATCTCTTTGCATCCCTCATCGATGAGTCAAAGAGTGTATACGCCACGCGCGTCGAGCACGCAGCCAAACGCCTTCGTGAAGCACTAGTACAGCGATTTGATCGCTATCGCGACAAATACCCAGCTGAATCTACCGGCTACCCCTATTACGAAGCCTATGTTTTGCTGCTTTGGAATGGGCGAGAAGATGCTTTCAAGGTCGATTTTGATCGTGGCGATGAAGAGCGGATGCTGTCGCTTGTCGATCGCTTCGATAACGGCTCGTTCGAGGCTTGGCTGCGGCGCAAGCAAGCGGCGGCGCTTCTGCATTTTGCGGCCAAGCTTGGATCGCGCCGATTACCGCTTGGCGGAACTCCTATCATAATTTCACTTGCTGACGGCTCGGTGCGAGATTTCTTGGAGATCATCGGTGAAATTTTCGAGTCTTACTGCCGACGCCAACGCATTGACCGGGGTGATACTGCGGCACTCGACTATTTCGCTTCGTCACGCACGCGCATTGGCTGGCCCATCCAGACCCGCGGCATCTATAGCGCAAGTGCCTCATACCTGAGCGGTATCAGCAATCGGTCCGAACTCGACGCAAGCGTCGTCACTCGCTTCATCGATGGCCTGGGGTTGTATACGGCGGCGCTTCAGTCGAATCCCAATGATCCCTCGGTCCTAGGCCGCGCGGAAAGGGGCATCTTCAGCGTCCGAATCCCGCATATCGCCGGCGATGATGCTAAGCAGCAATTGGACGAAGAGCTTGTTTGGAATGTCATTCGTCAAGCTGAGCTCGCCGGCTATATTCGCACTCAATCCGTGAGGTTCGGGGCTGGCGCAGCTAAATATGTGCTCGACAACGATGCGCGGATCATAAATTTCCGCCTTCACCGGCGATTTGCCCCACATTTTCGCTTTTCTTATAGGGGCGCATATGAACCAGTTTCACTGGCATTCGAAGATGTCGCACTGCTGCTCGACAGAGTGAATCAGATCGATTCGAAGAGCTGGGTGCAGCGCATGCTAAACCGCCCTGCGCGGCCCGATTTTGGCGAACAACTGAAATTCGATCTCATCCTGGCCCCCGAAGATGACTGA
- a CDS encoding cyclophilin-like fold protein, giving the protein MPLRTIRIAGAIFLGTMGATMAQERIKISSEWGSVTADLIDNATTKTLLGMLPLTIPMTDHLRQEKTGSLPAGLPAAARQRAFKNGTIGLWGPDHFVVYYRDGQVPQPGIVILGEVKGGASIFDRAGSVSVRVEREDR; this is encoded by the coding sequence ATGCCGCTGAGGACCATTCGGATCGCCGGCGCGATATTCCTTGGAACAATGGGAGCAACCATGGCTCAGGAACGCATCAAGATCTCGTCGGAGTGGGGTTCGGTCACGGCTGACCTCATCGACAACGCCACCACCAAGACGTTGCTAGGCATGCTGCCGCTGACCATCCCCATGACGGATCATCTGCGACAAGAGAAGACGGGAAGCCTGCCTGCCGGCTTGCCAGCGGCGGCGCGCCAGCGGGCCTTCAAGAACGGCACGATCGGTCTGTGGGGGCCGGACCACTTCGTCGTCTACTATCGCGATGGTCAGGTCCCTCAACCCGGCATCGTCATCCTCGGAGAGGTGAAGGGCGGTGCGTCAATCTTCGATCGCGCGGGGTCGGTTTCCGTGCGGGTTGAGCGCGAGGATCGATGA
- a CDS encoding alpha/beta hydrolase — MTHEHTASRNDRSARLDRRGLMKLTGVGVAIAAAASLGRNAEAQTQAPSASWDKTFPRSEKVDHRKVTFKNRYGLTLSGDLYLPRTRDDGRLAAIAVGGPFGAVKEQSSGLYAHTLAERGFATLAFDGSFTGESTGEPRNVASPDINTEDFSAAVDFLGLQPMVDRERIGVIGICGWGGMALNAVAVDKRVKAVVASTMYDMTRVMSKGYNDSVTLEQRTKTLEQLSRQRWEDAAKGTPAYQPPYNDLKGGEAQFMVDYHNYYRTPRGYHPRAVNSGNSWTQTTPLSFMNMPILTYIKEIAPRPVLFVHGEKAHSRYFAETAYAAAAEPKELMIIPGASHVDLYDKTDVIPFDKLASFFDRHLVA; from the coding sequence ATGACCCACGAACACACAGCATCCCGGAATGATCGATCCGCTCGGCTGGACCGTCGCGGCCTCATGAAGCTGACGGGCGTGGGCGTGGCGATCGCCGCCGCCGCTTCGCTCGGCCGGAACGCCGAAGCGCAGACCCAGGCCCCCTCGGCCAGCTGGGACAAGACCTTTCCTCGCAGCGAGAAGGTCGACCACCGCAAGGTGACCTTCAAGAACCGCTACGGCCTGACCCTCTCGGGCGACCTCTACCTGCCCAGGACACGCGACGATGGCCGGCTTGCCGCGATTGCGGTCGGCGGCCCGTTCGGCGCGGTGAAGGAGCAGTCGTCCGGTCTCTATGCCCACACCCTGGCCGAGCGCGGCTTCGCGACGCTGGCCTTTGATGGGTCGTTCACGGGCGAGAGCACCGGCGAGCCCCGCAACGTCGCATCGCCGGACATCAACACCGAGGACTTCAGTGCAGCCGTGGACTTCCTCGGCCTGCAGCCGATGGTGGACCGCGAGCGCATCGGCGTCATCGGCATCTGCGGCTGGGGCGGAATGGCGCTGAATGCCGTCGCAGTCGACAAGCGGGTCAAGGCCGTGGTCGCGAGCACGATGTACGACATGACCCGCGTCATGTCGAAAGGGTACAATGACAGCGTGACGCTCGAACAGCGGACAAAGACGCTGGAACAGCTCAGCCGGCAGCGCTGGGAGGACGCGGCCAAAGGCACGCCGGCCTACCAGCCGCCGTACAACGATCTCAAGGGCGGCGAGGCCCAGTTCATGGTCGACTACCACAACTATTACCGCACCCCGCGTGGCTATCACCCGCGCGCGGTGAACTCCGGCAATTCCTGGACGCAGACCACGCCGCTCTCCTTCATGAACATGCCGATCCTCACCTACATCAAGGAAATCGCACCCCGGCCCGTCCTGTTCGTCCACGGCGAGAAGGCGCATTCCAGGTACTTCGCCGAGACCGCCTATGCGGCCGCGGCAGAGCCGAAGGAGCTGATGATCATCCCCGGCGCCAGCCATGTCGATCTCTACGACAAGACCGACGTGATCCCCTTCGACAAGCTGGCGAGCTTCTTCGACCGGCATCTCGTCGCCTGA
- a CDS encoding MFS transporter encodes MAAVTTMNEGRPAAAWGAVLSMALSVAMLIASEFMPVSLLTPMAAGLNATEGQTGQAISVSGLFAIAASMLVTTVAGRLDRKWVLVAMTALMLLSLVLVAASPNFAMLMLGRALLGICIGGFWALATAVLMRLVPAAHMPRALALMYGGQAIAAAFAAPIGSYFGDLLGWRAVFWMLVPIVAVNLAWHLISLPALPARGRQDFRGMIGLLARPHFRRGLVAAMLSWSSAFTMFTYLRPFLEQVTGADVAVLSMLLLLLGCAGFAGTWAAGRFVNGSVAPWLRLPALVMGGCTLGLLLLGSSVVAAGMFLAIWGATNTAMSVIWMTWMSRTVDDEPEAAGSLMVAAIQASILLGAVLGGILLDTLSIAATFAGSVALAAVAVLLIGGGRSLLKPN; translated from the coding sequence ATGGCAGCCGTTACGACCATGAACGAGGGGAGGCCCGCCGCCGCCTGGGGCGCCGTCCTGTCGATGGCGCTTAGCGTCGCGATGCTCATCGCCTCGGAGTTTATGCCGGTCAGCCTGCTCACGCCGATGGCGGCCGGGCTGAACGCGACCGAGGGCCAGACCGGGCAGGCGATCTCGGTCAGCGGGCTTTTCGCGATTGCTGCGAGCATGCTCGTCACGACCGTGGCGGGTCGGCTTGATCGCAAATGGGTGCTGGTTGCGATGACGGCGCTCATGCTGCTGTCGCTCGTTCTGGTGGCGGCCTCTCCGAACTTCGCCATGCTGATGCTGGGCCGCGCGCTGCTGGGCATCTGCATCGGTGGCTTCTGGGCGCTGGCCACGGCCGTCCTCATGCGGCTGGTCCCCGCCGCCCACATGCCGCGGGCGCTGGCTCTCATGTACGGCGGCCAAGCGATCGCGGCCGCCTTCGCCGCCCCGATCGGCAGCTATTTCGGTGACCTGCTCGGCTGGCGCGCCGTCTTCTGGATGCTGGTCCCGATCGTCGCCGTCAATCTCGCCTGGCACCTGATCTCGCTGCCGGCTCTCCCCGCCCGCGGCAGACAGGACTTCCGCGGCATGATCGGCTTGCTTGCGCGTCCACATTTCCGGCGCGGCCTCGTCGCGGCGATGCTGTCCTGGAGCTCGGCTTTCACCATGTTCACCTATCTGCGCCCTTTCCTGGAGCAGGTTACCGGCGCCGACGTCGCCGTCCTCTCGATGCTCCTGCTCCTGCTGGGCTGCGCCGGATTCGCCGGTACCTGGGCGGCCGGTCGGTTCGTGAACGGCAGCGTCGCGCCCTGGCTCAGGCTTCCCGCCCTCGTGATGGGCGGATGCACGCTCGGCCTACTGCTGTTGGGCAGCTCGGTCGTCGCTGCGGGCATGTTCCTGGCGATCTGGGGTGCGACGAACACCGCGATGTCGGTGATCTGGATGACCTGGATGTCGCGGACCGTCGACGATGAGCCTGAGGCCGCCGGCAGCCTGATGGTGGCCGCGATCCAGGCCTCGATCCTGCTGGGCGCAGTCCTCGGCGGCATCCTGCTCGACACTCTTTCGATCGCCGCAACCTTCGCAGGAAGCGTCGCACTCGCCGCCGTGGCCGTCCTGCTGATCGGCGGCGGCCGATCCCTTCTCAAGCCGAACTGA
- a CDS encoding LysR family transcriptional regulator, whose product MPIGDLNRLRWFQLVAEERSFTRAAARLGVAQSTLSHSIKQLEAQMGIRLLTRTTRNVALTEAGERLLQTIAPRLTEIDEEIAALSAFRDKPSGSIRLTLSDHALDRVVWPKLKPVLKDYPDVTVELILDSTFRNIVEEGFDAGVRLGESVEKDMIAVRIGPDWRLVAVASPAYLAARGTPRHPKDLVGHACINMRHESAGGLYAWEFEKDGQDLRVRVSGQLTFNNSYAMIDAAVSGFGIAYVPNDIVEREMESGALVQVLDDWSPLFDGYFLYYPSRRQNLPAFKVVVAALRHRE is encoded by the coding sequence ATGCCGATCGGCGACCTGAACAGGCTTCGATGGTTCCAGCTCGTGGCGGAGGAGCGCAGCTTTACGCGCGCTGCTGCCCGGCTCGGCGTGGCCCAGTCAACGCTCAGCCACTCCATCAAGCAGCTCGAAGCACAGATGGGCATCCGGCTATTGACGCGGACAACGCGCAACGTTGCGTTGACCGAGGCGGGCGAGCGGCTCTTGCAGACGATCGCGCCGCGCCTGACGGAGATCGACGAGGAGATCGCCGCGCTGTCCGCGTTTCGCGACAAGCCCTCCGGCTCGATCAGGCTGACGCTATCGGATCACGCCCTGGACCGCGTCGTCTGGCCGAAGCTCAAGCCCGTCCTGAAGGACTATCCAGACGTCACCGTCGAGCTGATCCTCGACAGCACCTTCCGCAACATCGTCGAGGAAGGCTTCGACGCCGGCGTTCGTTTGGGCGAGAGCGTCGAGAAGGATATGATAGCCGTCCGGATCGGGCCTGACTGGCGCCTGGTCGCGGTCGCCTCGCCGGCCTATCTCGCCGCCCGTGGCACACCGCGCCATCCGAAGGATCTCGTCGGGCACGCCTGCATCAACATGCGCCACGAGAGCGCGGGCGGACTATATGCTTGGGAGTTCGAGAAGGACGGGCAGGACCTCCGAGTGCGGGTGAGTGGTCAACTCACCTTCAACAACTCCTACGCGATGATCGACGCGGCCGTGAGCGGCTTCGGCATCGCCTACGTCCCGAACGACATCGTCGAGCGAGAGATGGAATCCGGGGCTCTGGTACAGGTGCTCGACGACTGGTCGCCCCTCTTCGACGGCTACTTCCTCTATTACCCGAGCCGCCGGCAGAACCTCCCGGCTTTCAAGGTAGTCGTCGCGGCGCTGAGGCACCGGGAGTGA
- a CDS encoding helix-turn-helix transcriptional regulator: MLGWSQDELAREANVARQTIADFERGARIPIANNLISITRALERGGIEILPNNGIRLHEAS; encoded by the coding sequence ATGCTCGGTTGGAGCCAAGACGAGTTAGCTCGCGAAGCAAATGTTGCTCGTCAGACAATTGCGGACTTCGAACGCGGGGCGCGTATCCCAATCGCAAACAATTTGATCAGCATTACGAGGGCGCTCGAACGGGGTGGCATCGAGATACTTCCGAACAATGGCATTCGCTTGCACGAAGCAAGTTAG
- the ehuB gene encoding ectoine/hydroxyectoine ABC transporter substrate-binding protein EhuB — protein MRNANSFSGRGEMAAQAATRMALFGIAALLLISDWTGASAETTKDRILREGRIVVGIHNRSPWGFRDEKTGEPTGWHPDILKAAFAELGVKNLEFQVTEFGALIPGLLAGRFDAVASGLSITPERCKQVAFGAPDLQAPDAAIVRAGNPRKIHGYADIAAQDDIVMGAGRGSVVTTNAAAAGVPGSRMLLFPDIESNLSALRAGRIDTALMASPTVIGLLAGKGGHGLERVAPFDVGKAQTNFAAIAFRKQDVELRATYDEQLAKLKRTEAFAAIMTKYGFGEQEAVPPGIVTADLCNGQR, from the coding sequence GTGCGCAACGCCAACTCATTCAGCGGGAGAGGTGAAATGGCCGCACAGGCTGCGACAAGGATGGCACTGTTTGGGATCGCTGCGCTGCTGCTCATCTCGGACTGGACCGGCGCATCTGCCGAAACGACCAAGGACCGGATCCTGCGCGAAGGCAGGATCGTCGTCGGCATCCACAACCGCTCGCCCTGGGGTTTTCGCGACGAGAAGACAGGCGAGCCCACCGGATGGCATCCCGACATTCTCAAGGCCGCCTTCGCCGAGCTCGGCGTCAAGAACCTGGAATTCCAGGTGACCGAGTTCGGGGCGCTCATCCCGGGCCTTCTCGCAGGCCGGTTCGACGCTGTCGCGTCGGGTCTGTCGATCACCCCTGAGCGTTGCAAACAGGTGGCCTTCGGCGCGCCGGACCTGCAGGCGCCGGACGCGGCCATTGTCCGGGCTGGCAACCCCAGGAAGATCCACGGCTATGCCGACATCGCCGCCCAGGACGACATCGTCATGGGGGCCGGCCGCGGCAGCGTCGTCACCACCAATGCCGCAGCAGCCGGCGTACCCGGCAGCCGCATGCTGCTGTTTCCGGACATCGAATCCAATCTCTCGGCGCTGCGCGCCGGCCGCATCGACACAGCACTCATGGCGTCGCCGACGGTCATCGGGCTTCTGGCCGGGAAGGGCGGGCACGGCCTCGAACGCGTGGCACCGTTCGACGTCGGTAAGGCGCAGACCAACTTCGCGGCGATCGCTTTCCGCAAGCAGGATGTCGAGCTGCGCGCGACCTATGATGAACAGCTGGCCAAGCTGAAACGCACCGAGGCTTTCGCTGCGATCATGACGAAATACGGCTTCGGCGAGCAGGAAGCCGTGCCGCCGGGCATCGTCACCGCCGACCTCTGCAACGGGCAGCGATAA
- a CDS encoding amino acid ABC transporter permease, translated as MSLFEIWLGILQGFGTTLAVTAYGLVFAVPFALVFGVAQYLTRGVAHLLVTGVIEFWRSSAVIILLFVFYYALPVVGVTLSALTVSAMVLGLNAGGYASQAVRAGLQALPPGQKEAGAALGLSRPAILLLIELPQALIAMSPTFVNTLIQLVKATALVSLVTLTDMTFRAKEIAQVEYNPVAIYTALLLAFFVVCYPIALAGRWLEARVAAPGSRSGGI; from the coding sequence ATGAGCCTGTTCGAGATCTGGCTGGGCATTCTGCAGGGGTTCGGCACAACGCTGGCTGTCACCGCCTATGGCCTTGTCTTTGCCGTTCCCTTCGCGCTGGTGTTCGGCGTCGCCCAATATCTCACGCGCGGCGTCGCGCATCTGCTGGTCACCGGCGTCATCGAGTTCTGGCGCAGCTCCGCCGTCATCATCCTGCTGTTCGTGTTCTACTACGCGCTGCCTGTCGTCGGGGTCACCCTGTCGGCTCTGACGGTCAGCGCCATGGTGCTGGGTCTGAACGCCGGCGGCTATGCCAGTCAGGCGGTGCGCGCCGGTCTTCAGGCGCTTCCGCCCGGCCAGAAGGAGGCAGGTGCGGCCCTTGGTTTGTCGCGCCCGGCCATCCTCCTCCTGATCGAGCTGCCACAGGCGCTGATCGCGATGAGCCCGACCTTCGTCAACACCCTCATTCAGCTGGTGAAGGCGACGGCGCTGGTCTCGCTGGTGACGCTGACCGACATGACGTTCCGCGCCAAGGAAATCGCGCAGGTCGAATACAATCCCGTCGCGATCTACACGGCGCTGCTTCTTGCCTTCTTCGTCGTTTGCTACCCGATCGCCCTGGCCGGACGCTGGCTGGAGGCGCGTGTCGCCGCACCCGGGAGCCGCTCCGGTGGGATTTGA
- a CDS encoding amino acid ABC transporter permease produces the protein MGFDLAFALSSVPTILGAIGTTLGVALVSCIGAAAIGFLFDMVRRVGGVAGLTIGFVIDFIRSTPVLAWLYFLYFVLPFYGIRLGSMTVGVLGLSLYYSGYLAEVFKAGIDAIPKGQSEAARALSLSWRDAVIYVIAPQMLRNIAAPLGNYFVSILKATPYLAVLAVPEMLGRAFDIASETYRYTEPLVVAGLIFLALALVISHGVKRLERRLLAVGAR, from the coding sequence GTGGGATTTGATCTGGCCTTCGCCCTGTCCAGCGTGCCGACCATTCTCGGCGCGATCGGCACCACCCTCGGCGTGGCGCTCGTCAGCTGTATCGGAGCTGCCGCAATCGGCTTCCTCTTCGACATGGTGCGACGCGTCGGCGGGGTCGCCGGCCTCACGATCGGCTTCGTCATCGACTTCATCCGGTCGACGCCGGTTCTGGCCTGGCTCTATTTTCTCTACTTCGTCCTGCCCTTCTACGGCATTCGCTTGGGCTCGATGACAGTCGGCGTGCTGGGGCTCAGCCTCTATTACAGCGGCTATCTCGCCGAGGTCTTCAAGGCAGGCATCGACGCCATTCCCAAAGGCCAGTCGGAGGCGGCCCGGGCGCTGTCGCTCAGTTGGCGCGACGCCGTCATCTACGTGATCGCGCCGCAGATGCTGCGCAACATCGCCGCCCCCCTCGGCAATTATTTCGTCTCGATCCTCAAGGCGACGCCCTATCTGGCGGTGCTGGCGGTTCCCGAAATGCTCGGACGCGCCTTCGATATCGCCTCAGAAACCTATCGCTACACCGAGCCGCTGGTCGTGGCCGGCCTCATCTTCCTGGCGCTCGCATTGGTCATTTCCCATGGCGTCAAGCGTCTGGAGCGGCGCCTGCTTGCCGTCGGCGCCCGATAA
- a CDS encoding amino acid ABC transporter ATP-binding protein — protein sequence MSTQSQSIVDIQGLNKWYGALHVLNDVDLNVASGACVVVCGPSGSGKSTLIRCINGLGSYQKGTLRLAGTTLGVNARETAAARRQTGMVFQSFNLFPHLTVLSNCTLALRRVAGRSRAEAEDIAMAHLEKVRIPEKARSYPGQLSGGQQQRVAIARALCLNPRLMLFDEPTSALDPEMIKEVLDVMVALARDGMTMICVTHEMGFAREVADQVVFMDGGCILDRAPVRDFFGPSGHPRSRLFLNTVLKH from the coding sequence ATGAGCACGCAATCGCAGTCCATCGTTGATATCCAGGGCCTCAACAAATGGTATGGCGCCCTTCACGTCTTGAACGACGTTGACCTAAACGTCGCAAGTGGCGCGTGCGTCGTGGTGTGCGGCCCGTCGGGTTCAGGCAAATCGACACTCATCCGCTGCATCAACGGGTTGGGAAGCTATCAGAAAGGCACGCTGCGCCTCGCGGGTACGACACTCGGTGTCAATGCCAGGGAAACGGCCGCCGCGCGCCGCCAGACCGGCATGGTCTTCCAGAGCTTCAACCTGTTTCCACACCTGACAGTGCTGTCCAACTGCACGCTGGCGCTGCGCCGCGTCGCAGGCCGGAGCCGCGCCGAGGCGGAAGACATCGCCATGGCGCATCTGGAAAAGGTCAGGATACCGGAGAAGGCCAGATCCTATCCCGGCCAGCTCTCGGGTGGGCAGCAGCAGCGCGTCGCGATTGCCCGCGCACTCTGCCTCAACCCGCGCCTCATGCTGTTTGACGAGCCGACCTCGGCGCTCGATCCGGAGATGATCAAGGAGGTGCTCGACGTCATGGTCGCGCTGGCCCGTGACGGCATGACGATGATCTGCGTCACCCACGAGATGGGTTTTGCCCGTGAAGTCGCCGATCAGGTCGTCTTCATGGATGGCGGATGCATCCTCGATCGTGCGCCCGTGCGCGACTTTTTCGGCCCATCGGGTCATCCGCGCTCACGGCTGTTCCTCAACACTGTCCTGAAGCACTGA
- a CDS encoding succinylglutamate desuccinylase/aspartoacylase family protein gives MPHSTDLSGYGVVPIPIVCIRNGAGPTALLMAGSHGDEYEGQVALAALAREIDPADVKGRIIILPALNAPAVAAGRRVSPLDAGNLNRAFPGDPAGGPTGMIAHYVATVLLPMADLAIDLHAGGRSCDYIPCALIRSGGSASEHRQLTDLAVSFGAPVTSISDGSGGGGRTTFSAVGQGAGVPVLTAELGGGAALSRDGLAIAEQGLRRVLQRHGLLSGSTADPASPTRFMRVRGRGAFVYAMRKGLFEPAVELGAVVQAGQLAGVIHAIDRPWQAPEPVSFTEDGMVACRRAPVLTEPGDCLYKLLVDVDPA, from the coding sequence GTGCCGCATTCGACCGACTTGTCGGGTTATGGCGTGGTCCCGATCCCGATCGTCTGCATCCGGAACGGAGCAGGCCCCACCGCGCTGCTCATGGCCGGCAGCCATGGCGACGAATATGAAGGGCAGGTCGCGCTTGCCGCGCTGGCGCGCGAGATCGACCCGGCCGATGTGAAGGGCAGGATCATCATCCTGCCCGCGCTCAACGCCCCCGCTGTCGCGGCCGGCCGGCGCGTCTCGCCGCTGGACGCAGGCAACCTCAACCGAGCCTTTCCAGGCGATCCCGCTGGCGGCCCGACGGGGATGATCGCGCATTACGTCGCGACCGTCCTCCTGCCCATGGCGGACCTTGCCATCGACCTGCATGCAGGCGGACGCTCATGCGACTATATACCCTGCGCCCTGATCAGGAGCGGCGGGAGCGCGTCAGAACATCGGCAGCTCACCGACCTCGCGGTCTCGTTCGGCGCTCCGGTTACCTCCATCAGTGACGGCTCCGGCGGCGGGGGCAGGACCACATTCTCGGCGGTCGGGCAGGGGGCCGGTGTGCCGGTGCTGACCGCCGAACTTGGCGGTGGCGCCGCCCTGTCGCGGGACGGCCTGGCGATCGCGGAGCAGGGGCTGCGACGCGTCCTGCAACGCCATGGCCTGTTGTCGGGTTCAACCGCCGATCCTGCCTCGCCAACACGCTTCATGCGGGTTCGGGGCAGGGGGGCCTTTGTCTATGCCATGCGCAAGGGGCTGTTCGAACCGGCAGTGGAACTGGGCGCTGTCGTCCAGGCCGGCCAGCTGGCCGGTGTCATCCATGCCATCGATCGGCCGTGGCAGGCGCCCGAACCGGTCTCGTTCACCGAGGACGGAATGGTGGCCTGTCGACGTGCACCGGTGCTGACCGAGCCGGGAGATTGTCTTTACAAGCTCCTCGTCGACGTCGATCCCGCCTGA
- a CDS encoding GNAT family N-acetyltransferase has translation MAVSLHVLGLDDEEVVAGIAVDPDTEPYSGGPIGEVFAQLRASPPRQTPFALFDGDSVVGFIVAREGAALPVWAEKGCMTLNNLRIDTRLQGRGYGKAAIRLAAQWIARERPTVTHVMSSVNVANLAAFNLNLACGLTPTGRIVEGRLGRQRIMIAPIGRLCRDQAGSTSTRSL, from the coding sequence ATGGCGGTCTCATTGCATGTACTCGGTCTTGACGATGAGGAGGTTGTCGCCGGCATTGCCGTCGATCCCGACACAGAGCCCTATTCCGGCGGGCCGATCGGCGAGGTCTTCGCTCAGTTGCGAGCCTCGCCGCCACGCCAGACGCCTTTTGCGCTGTTCGATGGCGACAGCGTCGTGGGCTTCATCGTTGCGCGGGAAGGCGCCGCTCTGCCCGTCTGGGCGGAGAAAGGCTGCATGACCTTGAACAATCTGCGGATCGACACGCGCCTCCAGGGGCGCGGCTATGGCAAGGCCGCAATCCGTCTCGCCGCACAATGGATCGCGCGGGAACGGCCGACCGTCACACATGTCATGTCGAGCGTGAACGTCGCCAATCTCGCCGCCTTCAACCTGAACCTGGCCTGTGGATTGACGCCCACCGGACGGATCGTCGAAGGGCGGCTCGGTCGCCAGAGGATCATGATCGCTCCGATCGGGCGTCTTTGCAGGGATCAGGCGGGATCGACGTCGACGAGGAGCTTGTAA